One genomic region from Pogona vitticeps strain Pit_001003342236 chromosome 12, PviZW2.1, whole genome shotgun sequence encodes:
- the MTHFS gene encoding 5-formyltetrahydrofolate cyclo-ligase isoform X2, which yields MQHARYQASQRIAVFLSLPDEIQTAEIIKDIFQQGKECFIPRYQPQSNHMDMVKLASYQEIASLPVTSWNIHQPAEEDVREEALSAAEGLDLILMPGLGFDRTGNRLGRGKGYYDAYLSRCLQHPKGKPYTIALAFKEQMCESVPVSENDIKVDEVLFEENKIQH from the exons ATGCAGCACGCCCGATACCAAGCCTCTCAGCGCATTGCGGTCTTCCTGAGCCTGCCGGATGAAATCCAGACGGCAGAAATCATTAAAGATATTTTTCAGCAAGGGAAAGAGTGTTTCATTCCACGGTACCAGCCCCAGAGCAACCACATGGACATGGTGAAGTTGGCTTCCTACCAAGAAATCGCCTCTCTCCCGGTGACATCCTGGAACATCCATCAGCCGGCCGAGGAGGACGTGAGGGAAGAGGCATTGTCTGCGGCAG AAGGGCTCGATCTCATCCTTATGCCAGGTCTCGGCTTTGACAGAACCGGCAACAGGCTGGGAAGAGGAAAGGGCTACTACGACGCCTACCTCAGCCGGTGCCTTCAACACCCCAAAGGAAAGCCTTACACCATCGCCCTAGCGTTCAAGGAACAAATGTGCGAGTCGGTTCCAGTCTCCGAAAATGATATCAAAGTGGATGAAGTCCTGTTTGAAGAGAACAAGATCCAACATTGA